From a region of the Podarcis muralis chromosome 16, rPodMur119.hap1.1, whole genome shotgun sequence genome:
- the LOC114586753 gene encoding uncharacterized protein LOC114586753 has translation MASFNNQQQRKQATTLPPALCKTAPEPLPCPQPTPCPQEKPPCKETPVVVVPTPCPRPTPCQEKPPCKEPPVVICPTPCPQPTPCQEKPPCKEPPVVICPTPCPQPTPCQEKPPCKEPPVVVVPTPCPQPTPCPQQKQPCKEPPVEICPTPCPQPTPCEEKPPCKEPVVVVPTPCPQPTPCPQQKQPCKEPPVEICPTPCPQPTPCEEKPPCKEPVVVVPTPCPQPTPCPQQKQPCKEPPVVICPTPCPQPTPCEEKPPCKEPVVVVPTPCPQPTPCQEKPPCKEPPVVVVPTPCPQPTPCQGKPPCKEIPVVVVPTPCPEKQPPCKEPATVPCCPPEAKCPPPCDQQQKKQPCQWPHQQK, from the coding sequence ATGGCTTCATTCAACAACCAGCAGCAGCGCAAACAGGCAACCACCTTGCCACCTGCACTGTGCAAAACAGCACCGGAACCGTTGCCATGCCCTCAGCCAACACCATGTCCTCAGGAGAAGCCTCCTTGCAAGGAGACACCAGTAGTGGTCGTCCCAACTCCTTGCCCTCGGCCAACACCATGTCAAGAGAAGCCTCCATGTAAGGAGCCACCAGTAGTGATTTGTCCAACTCCATGCCCACAGCCAACACCATGTCAAGAAAAGCCTCCTTGCAAGGAGCCACCAGTAGTGATTTGTCCAACTCCATGCCCACAGCCAACACCATGTCAAGAAAAGCCTCCATGCAAGGAGCCACCAGTAGTGGTTGTCCCAACTCCTTGCCCTCAGCCAACACCATGTCCTCAGCAAAAGCAGCCATGTAAGGAGCCACCAGTAGAGATTTGTCCAACTCCATGCCCTCAGCCAACACCATGTGAAGAGAAGCCTCCCTGCAAGGAGCCAGTAGTGGTTGTCCCAACTCCTTGCCCTCAGCCAACACCGTGTCCTCAGCAAAAGCAGCCATGTAAGGAGCCACCAGTAGAGATTTGTCCAACTCCATGCCCTCAGCCAACACCATGTGAAGAGAAGCCTCCCTGCAAGGAGCCAGTAGTGGTTGTCCCAACTCCTTGCCCTCAGCCAACACCGTGTCCTCAACAAAAGCAGCCATGTAAGGAGCCACCAGTAGTGATTTGTCCAACTCCATGCCCTCAGCCAACACCATGTGAAGAGAAGCCTCCCTGCAAGGAGCCAGTAGTGGTTGTCCCAACTCCATGCCCTCAGCCAACACCTTGTCAAGAGAAGCCTCCCTGCAAGGAGCCACCAGTAGTGGTTGTCCCAACTCCATGCCCTCAGCCAACACCATGTCAAGGGAAGCCTCCATGCAAGGAGATACCAGTAGTGGTCGTCCCAACTCCATGCCCAGAGAAGCAGCCTCCCTGCAAGGAGCCAGCCACTGTCCCATGTTgcccacctgaggcaaaatgcccACCCCCTTGCGAtcaacagcagaagaagcaacCTTGCCAGTGGCCTCACCAGCAGAAGTAA